In the Ranitomeya imitator isolate aRanImi1 chromosome 2, aRanImi1.pri, whole genome shotgun sequence genome, GTGCACCTGCAAAGCAAAGCCTACTGCCTGCCTCCCCAGAAGCCAGTGGAAAGTGCTGCAGATGCTGGATACAGCAGGTATCTGGGTACAACAAAATATTGTCCCTCAGCACTAATGATCTGGTCACttgtttcctagaaaaaatcaaccatatGTCAGGACATTTTCATACAGTCCCATCAGAGCCTAGATCTCTTTTCCtctcgcacctcaagctcactgttGAACCTGTTGCAGAAGAAGTTACCAGGCTCTTGGCTTCTTCTCTCCCTACATCATGCATCAATGACCTTATTCCCTCACATCTTTGTCTTTCACCCCGGCTGTGATTACCTACCTAACTAAAATATTGACAGTCTTTCTTCTGGTAACTGCCCTCTTCATTCAAGCATGCCATCATAATCCCTCTactaaaaaaaaagacaaaaaaataaaaaccatcCCTTGACCAGAAGTTCGCTGTTAAGTATAGACATGTCTcaccttcccttcatctctaaactcctagaACGCCAGGTCTGCTCctatctaatccgctatctctcagatcactCTGTTCTTCACCCTTTACAATccagtttctgctctttacactctctaCTGATTCTGCCCTCCCTAAAGTCTCTAGTGATCTACCACCTAAATCTAATGGTCCCTGCtggttctcctggatctctctgcagcattggaCACAGTGGATATACTCCTCTCTATCGACCTcagggacaccgttctctcctggttctcctcctacctctctgacccctccgtgttttttttttttttttgcaggttctTATTCCTTTAATCTTCCTCTTTATTATAAAGGTTACTTAATCTCAGTCCTCTTCTCTATATACACCACCCCTATTGGACGAACCCCTATTGGACGATCAATCCACggatttggtttccagtatcatctctcTTTTTTTGAATCTGATAACTTTTTATTAATATTTTcccaaaaaaaatccagaaatcaaAATTCAGAACAAAACTCcctcccctctcctccccccctCTACAACATTCAATTATAGTTGCTGGAAAAAAATGGGATAAACGTTGATTTATTCTGCTCTGCTTAATAACTGAAGATTTGGGCGTGTTAAAATGAAATTTGGTTTTATTGAATGCGTTTCGAAGTACTGAGACTCTGCTTCATCAGGAAATGCCACAAATTATAGCTGCTGAGAAGACCTAAATATCCATTAGTTGTCTTTTTGGCTAAGTTCACACGGagattttttgttgcgtttttataatgctttttttaaatctaattttcagttgttttacagtaCCACCAAAGCCTATGCAcacgcattgtttttttttttttttttgtcatcaagattttgtgctttgcatgttttgggagtacatagagcatgtcacttctttcagcggtttttccattgacttgaatgggtggtgaaaaaaacgcaggtatcgtcttttgctgctttttttgtgccaaaacctgattctatgggataggactttttttttttttcaacactaatcagcatgcacaagagacaaatctagcatgcgaaaaatgcataaaaaaaacgctgccaaaccaccccccccccccccccccaaggaaaacCTGCTTCAAATCAGGTTTTGCTGTTGAAAAAAAGCCTattgtgaacttaccctaacaggTAACACTCACTCATGTTACCTCCAtctccttaatgacagccaatacgtcttttaactgaccttagatataagagaatggcctcatacaggtgacaatccagcagctgtccgctgtacattatagctgacaacttgctgcatcagcgatgatcagtgtttgcaccgtccatatctgtttaaccccttagatgctgctgtcaatagtgactacatcattatgaatggttaacagtgtgggggctaccTCTTTGTCCAAActtgtgccctcagatcatgattttgtggtcctgatgtttgccatggcaattcacgaccaaatcgcggccttagagtctgacggctgtagtaatctgttcagaagttagagacatttaggtggtaaaaatacacattttcatttctgtcataccactttgcattaattcctgtaaagcacctgaagggttaataaactacctgacagcagttttcaatttgtctaggggtgctgttttgaaaatggtatcatgtttgggggtttcccaatatataggacccctaaagtcacttcaaacatggataggtccctaaaaaaataaatgttgtaaatttccttgaaaaaatgaaaaattgctgctacattttgaaACCTCCCAAAATGCtaaagaaataaaaacattttacaaatggtgctgatgtaaagcaaacatgagggaaatgttatttattaatgttttcctgtggtatgaccatctggattaaagggataatcattcaaatttagaaaattgctaatttttttacatttttctcaaatttttgatattttttttttttgtttcaataatttttatttgaaAGATATCACAAAAATCTCCCAACATAGGAGTATCAAATGTACATAAATCATACAAATATCAACAGTATCGTGGTGTTGTAAGAAGGAGTTATTAATGTTGAGTAACTTAAGACAAGACGAGGACAAGACAGACACAAAGGGGGTTATGCTCAGAATCATGAACAATATATAACCTCTCTATAAAATTACGAAATATTTTTTCGCAACAACAATCATCAGACAGACTTCAACACCAGCTATATCAGGTGTTTTCATTCCTCCGCAGAGGCAGAAAGGAGTTAGTGCCTCACGGGGAAAGGGTGAGAGCCAACTTCACTCGATCATCCGGAAATAGTTCCAGCCATGGCGTCCAGATTTGAAAGAAGGAGTTCCAGCCATCAGTCCTCGTTGCCTGGATGCGTTCATATATCATGATAGTGTTCATTCTATCTTTGACCTGAGATACCGAGAGCGTAGGAGACCTCCATTTTGATGCTATATGTATTTTGGTCGCCATTCCCAACAGTACCACCAGTCTGTGTAGATTTTTGGACAAACCCTGCGGTTTTAGTCCTAGAAGGAAGGTCAATGGGTTCATTGATGTCTCTTTTCCATACATCCTGTCTACCAAAAGCTTTACCTCCTGCCAAAGGTCAGATACCACCGGGCAGGTCCACCAAATGTGTACCATATCTCCATGTGCGTCACAGCCCCTAAAACATTTGTCGGAGACTTGAGGATATATGGCATGCAGCCTCGTGGGAACTAGGTATGTTCTATGTAGAACTCTGAGGGAAGTCTcaaccagagacacctggtgggagCCTCTTGATAAGGCATTACAACAGCTCTGCCACTCCCCCAGCGAGATATCAAACCCCAGGTCCTCCTCCCACTGTTGCATAAATTTAAGCTTTTTCTCTTCCTGTATGTTAGCAAAGGAAGAGTATAAGTAAGAGATGGCCCCCCCACCCAATGGGTCAGTAGAACATTTTTGTTCAAATCCAGTGAGTCGGAAAGGTTTCCCACTCGATACATATTTTCTAGCAAAATCAAAGATTTGGTTAATACGGAATGCTTCTCTAACTGGCGGATCATATTTTTGAATGAACTCTTGTTTAGATAGGACTATGTTTAACGGGGAGCAGAGGTGTTTTATTGTGGTTATTCCTCTTAGATTCCACCAAGAGAAGGACTGGGGGTCAAGACCCGGGGGGAAGACCGGGTTGCAAAATAATGAATTTAGTGGCGTGTTCTTGGTTTGTAGCTCATTCTTAAATCTCTCCTTTCTCCAGAGGAGCAGAGACTGAGCCGCAAAAGGCGACAAATTAGTGATATATTTAGGGAGCTTAGCTTCAGTCCACAGTAGGCCCATCAGTGAGTAAGGTTTCAATAGAAATGACTCCAACTGGACCCATCTAGGTTTATCAACGGTTGTGCAAATTCTAGTTAGTTGGGCAATTTGGGCCGCTTTGAAATAATGTATGAAATTGGGTAAGGAGAATCCTCCTTTTTTCCGGTGAATTAACATGATCTGTTGTTTGATCCTAGGTTTTTTCCCTTGCCATATAAATTTAGAAACCATAGAATGTATATCGTGTAATACTCTCGATGGGACTGGAATGGGGAGGGAGCGGAACAGGTATAGGAACCTTGGGAGGGAGACCATTTTTATGGCATTTATTCTGCCTAACCATGAAAGTGTCAATGACGACCATTTAGTCAGGTCTCGTTGGAAATTCTTTATAAGGGGGGTATAGTTCCATTTATATAAGGTAGATttgttatttttgatatttttaataaataaacacaaaacttattgacctaaatttaccattatcataaagtataatgtgtcatgaaaaaataatctcaaaatcactgggatttgttgaagcgttgcagagttattaccagataaaataacactggtcagatttcaaaaatttggctctgtcactaaggggttaaaaacctccCCAGAATCTGACATTTGAggacctcactcctcctgtaactggtcAACTATGTTTTGCTTTGTGAGTTGTCTccttgcttaattgtaaagtgctgtggaatatgttggtgctatataaataaaattgtcATTTATGCATGTATATAGCTGTTAACAGGTTAGATGTGAGATGTATGTGCAGCGTAATAATCATGATGAGACATTTATTGCATAGTGGAAGTTCTTCATATTCCTGTGGGACTTTGTGTTGCCATTCTTTAATTTCAAGACCCCCTGCTTGCTGTCATTAAAAAGGAGAATCCTCGCAtgcatccctttttttttttttttttgctcatggaTGTCTCTTGAAATATTGTCTGTGTTACTTGGGATGTAaatatgaataattttttttttttttcccctttaagaAATGAAATGTCTTACTGCTCCTCAAGGGAGAGGTCAGATGCAGTGCATGCCCACCAAGAAGCTTTAGCAGAAAGAGGCGAGGAATATCTCACTGGCAGTTATGAGAAGTCTGCAGGAAACTTCAGTAGCTGCATCTCCCCACGAGGCCAGGACTGTTCATACCCGCATCTAGAAAGTGCCGCAGATTCTGCTGTCAGTCGGGCTCCGATGAGCTGCGCGCAGTGTAGATCGTCAGAGTTTATGAATGAGAAGAAGCCTCAGTTTAATGGCTGGGGGTACGTGCACCATCAGAAGTCCTCTGATACCTCAAGTAGTGCAGAAGAAGATAAGGAAGAGCAGAATGTGggttgtgaagcatggaggaaggaaGACCGAGGCAGCCAGGACTCTACTGGTGGTGCAGACTGGAGGAATGAGTCCACCACCAACTCCCCACAGGCACACTCTGAGCACCTGGGAAGGAGTCGTCGCACTGGTCCTATAAAGAAACCGGTGCTCAAAGCGCTTAAGGTGGAGGAGAAGGAGCTGGAGAAAAGCAAACTTGAATCCAAGGAGCCAGTAAAAACCATAAAGGAGAAGCTTCTGGCAAAGCCTGAGAGCACAGCAAAGCTGGAGCCTGCTCCTATAAGCTCCTCGTCAAGCTCTACAACTGAGGAGAAGCCACAACTTACTGTCAACGATTCGGAAAAAAATCCCCAAGAGAAGGTGGAGAAAGCATGGGGCATGAAGTCATCTACTCGTGAATCAAACACAGCTTCCCAAACCAAAAGGAGCAACTGGATATTTATTGATGAAGAGCAGGCTTTTGGGGGTAGAACCCATGGCCGTGGAAGAGGCAGAGGGTTCAGAGACTTTACGTTCCGAGGCCGAGGTTCGACCGGCCCTTATAATGGTCAGAGGGTTAACAGAGGCAGAGGGCTCCGAGAATTTAACCCCACTGAGGATTtccgaaatagggtcccccgaaggCGCGGTGTTAGTGAAACGCACAGTGAAGGGTCCGAATATGAGGAGCTCCCCAAACGCAGACGTCAGCGGGGGTCAGAAAACGAAAGCATTGTGGAAAGAGAAGCCGATGACACGAGGAAAGGAGACTTCCAAGATTCCTGGCGCTCCAATAGAAATTACTCTGACGAGTCGAATAGTATAGACTCTAAATCCAGGGCCCCGAGGGCTTTTGGGAGGTCTCTTCCTCCCAGACTTAGCAACAGTTATAGCAGGCGGCCCTTCATATCCAAGGAGTCTTCACACTGGAGTGCCAAGTCTGGGGGGTCGAACTGGCAAGAGTATAGCATACCCTCAGACTCCTATGTCATGCGGCATAATGCCGACAGAGAGCATGGAAATGACTACAGCTACTCCGACTCCTTCCATCACAGGAGAGGATTCGATGAAACCCAAGGAGATGATCGACGGACATTTTTCCAAGACGAATATTCAGATCGGGAGAGTCTGGATAAAAGATCATTTGTGAGGAGACGACCTCCTCGTCAAGATAAACCCCCAAGATTTCGACGCCTCAGGCAGGAGAGGGAATCTGCCGGGCACTGGAGCAGTGAGGAGATTGGGAGCATTATGAACAGCCATGAGCACTGGCAGACCCGTCCAAGGATGCCGCTTACCGAAAGATCGGGGCCACCTGCCAGGCGTTCTCCTGACCACTGTTACCACAACTCAGAACATGTGAACGAGGATTGGGAAACTGCATCAGAGAGCAGTGACTTCAGCGAGAAGAGGCCTGGAGAGGTGGATGGGGATGGAAATCTTTCCGGAAACTGCTTTTCCGAGAAAAGAGAACTGTCCAAAAGGAGCTTCTCCAGCCAAAGACCCCTAGTGGACCGACGCAAGGCAGAATCTTCTGGGTATGATGAGAAGCCATCAAGGGTCGGAGGGAGCTCTCGGGACTATCAGCAAAACCCATCTTCTGGGAAGACCAGGTAAACTGGGTCTACAAAGCCAGATGGTGTTAGTGGGGGTTAGGTGAAGTTGGGTTTCGTACAGTTGACATTTCTCAACTCCCCAGACAGATTATTAAAGGGGTATTAAACATTTATCGCATGGCCACAGGACACAAATATCGGATGGATGATGGCGCTTAGCTCTGCTTCcttcttacatttttttttccccccttctatCCTTAAAGTCGCTGCTCTGAAGACTCTTACACACAAGATGGCAGCCACCACCGCTATGGGTTAGAAAGGTCTTCTCAGTGCGATATCGCAGAATGCAAGAAGTCAGAGCGAGATTCCAGGCCGGCAGGGCTAAAAGTGGGCGAGAAATCGGAAACTATGACTGCCTTTGAACTGAAATATGGAGGTAGATATGATCTTTGTTCTGTGTGACTTGCAGACAATATGAGATTTGTCATTAATGTTGCTGCTGCCTCCAGACTCCGTTATTGAGGATGATGTTGATCTGGGTGGAGAGCCTTATTCAGACATGACCAATAAACCACGACGAGCTCTGGATAAAGATCGTAGGAAAAAAGATCAGATGGTGCAGGTGAGAGATTTGTGTCTCTAGTGTATTCCATAGGACTTTACAGGATATCTCAATCTGTCTGCTCTGCTGTAtaggtgcccaccaaaagcagcaGCATACAATCAAGGATCCCTCCTCGCTTTGCCAAAAAGCAGAACAGCATGTGCATGGATCAAACCGATGTTCCTGGGAAAGAGATCTGGGAAAGCGGCAGTCAAAGTTAGTAATGGTCCTTAACTCATATAATCTGTAGATCTGGAGCATGTCGTGGGGACTCTTGCTGACAGTACCCatgaattaaagggaacttgtgaaGTAGACTGCATAGTTTGCCATTGAGGTGAATGCAACAAATGCTGCAAAACCCATGCATCAAAATGTAATTCCTGATCTTAAGTGCCATGACAATAATTTGTTCTCCTTTCTAGACATCTCCGTCCAGTCGGGAAGTGATTCCTGGGGTAAGCCTGGCAGCAGTTTCAGTACAGAGTCTGCGCCCTCTGAGGTGAGATTTCTGGCTTCTGGACATGCATTCATCCCTGTAATTACTTGCTTTGGTCTCTATGATGTTCCAATAGATCCTGCCGACCCTTCACCATGTACTCAATAGAAGGGAAGTGAGGAGACGTATGTACTGAGAGACTGCTCCTCCTCATTGGCCTTGGGATTGCAGCACACAGGGATGGTCATTCACCCCCTCCCCTAGTCTCCTACAACAATCCTAGACTTACAGGACCCAGCAATCGTCCTGCAGACTTCATGTAGTCTATCTTGTGACGTTATTCGTAGGGATTCAAAGGCAGCCAGGGTGACAGCGGCATTGACctcagtgccgaatctcgagaatcgTCCGCCACTTCCTCACAGCGTAGCTCTCCATATGGGACAATGAAACCAGAGGAGCTGAATGGTGCCGTCATGGTTGAGACGAAATCAGAGTGTCCTAAAGAGCTGGGTCAAAAATCGTCAGAAAAGAAGGTGTGTTCCATCTTAGTACGATGAACTAGACTTCTAAATGTGCTGTGCCGGTAGAGAACTTTTTAGTGGGTCCATCAGTAGGATGCTGCACCGCCATTGTCCTGCCGCTACCGGTTTAGTGAACAAGAATCTGTCAGTTTTCGTAATTCTCCCATGTTCTGGATGTGGGTTCTCTTCTCCTCGGTCTACACTATTTGCTTACCTCGTGCCTTTTCTCTTGCAGGAGCCAGATTCCAGTTCTGGAATGAACAAGGAACACAAGCCAGGTCCCATTGGCAACGAGCGCTCTCTAAAGAACAGGAAAGGTTCAGAAGGAGCGGAGCGATTAGAGGGCAGCCTGCCGCCTGTAAATACTGTCGAGATCCACGTGGATTCTGTTCTTCCCGTGCCTCCTATTGAATTTGGAGTAAGCGCAAAAGTGAGGATTGTCTTGCTATCCTTTCCTAGCAAACTTGCCCCTCCTGCTGCTGCCGCCGCTTCCATCCTGAATGACTTCTAGttgtatttttctcttttatcaatttgtaaaaataaacattcatttttttatttgtgttttttttttttttttttttttcccctgcacaGGATGCAGATTACTCATTACCCCCTGGAACTTCTCCTGGACCTTCTGCTAGTTCTGTTGCCAAACTTCAGGATGCTCTAGTGAACAAGGTGAATATATCATTCATCTTGCCTTTACACTTGAGACATTGAGGTCAGGAACCCCCTGtcgtgataataatggggtctttaTGTTGGATCCATTGCTTTGCAATACTTGCTGCAGCCCCTGGGTGACGACTCCAGATCTCTCCATGTACAGGCGGAGGGGAGTGTAGACAGCGGAGCTGATGCTGAGTATTGTACTGCATTTATTACATCTGTAATGATAAATACTCCAGTGATGGGAATACTTTAAATCAGGggtcctcaactccagtcctcaattcccaccaacaggtcatgttttcaggatttcctttgcattgcacaggtgatgcaattattacctgggcaagactaaggaaatcctgaaaacatgacatgttggtgggccttgaggactggagttggggacccctgctttaaatgATATTGAACTTACTGTTTTCTTCTTATTGCAGGCTGGTCTATCACAGTCTATACCCATGCTGAGAAGAGACCATCACCTCCAGCAAGGGATGGGACTAAACCCCATGTCATACCCCACTGCCGACCTCACACTGAAGGTAAAGATAAAAGGCCCCTCCGTGTGACTAAATTCCCACCACCCCTGTCTGCGCACAACTCTCTGGTGGGAGCAGACCGATTCACCTGCAGGATCATAAAGCCTATAGATTTCATTCCATCTCTTTCTGATGGCTCCCTATAAGTGACTTTGGGGGTTCCCGTATTGGGATTAATTTATTTCCTCTGTAACCTGCAGATGGAGTCTGCCCGCAAGGCCTGGGAGAACTCGCCCAGTTTGCCGGAGCAGAGCTCCCCTGCCGGCCCCAGCTCAGGGATACAGCCGACCTCCAGTGTGGGAACTTCTACAGGTGTCAATTACAGCTCCTTTGGGGGGGTGTCGATGCCTCCCATGCCTGTTGCCTCTGTGGCCCCATCAGCTTCTTTGCCaggtatcctttttttttttttttttttctccttttgctTGAAGTGCTTATTTTCAGTCCATatctagagctgcattcataattctgcgcGCTATGAAGCAGATTGGCTGGTTCAGAATTTTACACTCTGCTGTAGGCTGATGGGTCATTACACAGTCTCAGGGGGGACCActtttgaatgcagctctgggtgtgagtgGAGATAGCGGGATGTTACCCTGCATCAGGCTTTATATTGTGCTGATGATGATATTCGGTTTCTGTGATGCTCCAATAGATCCTTCTGACCCTTCTCCTCGTACTCAGAAGGGACCTGAGGAGATTTGTTTACTGAGAGACTGTAATGggaattatattattttattttttgggggtattTTACGACTATCAGGTCAGGGaggtgaaaacaaaaaaatctccTAGCCTGGTGGCACATCCTCTGTAGTTGGCAtccactgatcggctgcagcgttCTCATTTTTTGTGTGGTATGCTAACGCTGGTGCACTTTTCACTTTCCCACTGGTTGTTGATCCCTGCAGACCAGTAGGGAATGTGGCACCGGACCAGGATGTGAATATTATATTCACTTCCCTGGATCCACCAAAAAGAGGCTGTCCAGTAATGGACAGCTCTTTTTGATCTTCTGATCACAGGATTATTGCTCTCAGGatttcttctcttctgtctttctgcatttttttttttttttttttttttttaggtaaccacatTCCCCCTCTCTACCTGGAAAGTCACATGTTTGCAGGGCAGCCGCGCCTCGTCCAGCAGACAATACCTCAGCAGCAAGGATACCAACAGGTCTGTACTGTCCATTGCTTCTTCCACTTGGAGATGCTCAGCCTCCATGATGTTTCAATAGATCCTGCTGATTCTTTACTGCGTACTCAAAAGAGAACTGAGGACATTTTGTGTCTGAGAGGCTGATGCATAATGCGCAATGATGGGATCCATAAACTTCCTGTAGTAAACTGGGCTGACATCCATCAGAGCTCAGGATGGGGTCCTTCATGGTATTGGATAACGTAGATGCAAGTCCTGCAGCTAGAGGGATTATTTAACACCTTGTGATCTATCCATCATGAGGCAGGTGGGGTGTGTGGCACTGTCCTGCCAGGAATCCTTATTGCTACAATGTCGGGGTGCATTTACTCCTTTGTGGTGTATACAGGATTTTGCATTTGCTTTTTCTGTGCTTTCTGACAGGCCGCAGCCGCCCAGCAGATTCCCATGTCTATCCACACATCACTGCAAGCGCAGGCTCAGTTGAGCATGAGAGGAGGACTTCCTGTGTCCCAGTCACAAGACATGTACAGCTCCATGCAGCCCTTTAGGTAATGCCTGCAGCCGGCCTGTGTATGGCCCGGTCCTGTCACCTCTGTCTAATATTCTGCATGTCCCACACTGTGCGTATCGTGTCTCCAGGTCCCAGGTGTACATGCACCCCAGCTTGTCCCAGCCCAGTGCCATGGTTCTGACCAGTGGCACCGGACTGAAGCCCCAGTACTCCCCGTTTCCCGGAATGCAGCCTCTGGAGATGGTGAAGACGCAGCCGGCGTCCCCTTATCAGCCTCTCGGCGGAAGTCAGCAACTTGTGTATGAGAGTCAGCTGAACCAGGCAGCTAGCATGGGGGCCTCGCAGATAATGGACTCCCCTCTCACACAGGTGAGCGCGGAGGAGTCTCCTCATTTCAGCTATGTTGGCACATGTCACACTAAACCCCTCTCTTGTAGCTAACTATGCCCATGGCTGGCTCTCAGCTGGGGATGCCTCGGTATAACTCCGGACCACAGCCAATGCTTCTACCGCAGTCCATTCAGATCCCACAGGGGCAGAACATGCCGGTGGGCGCTCCACGGAGGATGCAACCCTCAGTCCTGACCGCAAGTCGAGAAGTGAGTGAGCGCTTTTATGGTGCTTATAAATGAGGTGGGGAGGGAATCGTTATAAAAaccacacaaaatatatatatatgtatgtattctcATAAGTTCATGCTACAGTGATATTTCCTCATGAGTTGAGCATTTAAATGGAAGCCGCAATGGTGATTTCCTCATCATCAAGCCAACAACAGTGGTGGTATACACCCCAAGAAATGTCAATGTCTCAGTAACTTGTCGTGTGGCCTTGAGCATCCATTATATCTTGACAACGACGTCTCCTGCTCCTCACAAGTGCACGAGTTATTGTCTGAGGCATCCCAGTCTTCTTGAAAGTCGGCCCTCGGGTCATTGAGGTTGTGGGGTACAGAGTCATGAGCCTCTACATGGCGACTCAGCTgatcccataggttttctatggatTCAGATCTGGAGAAAGTGCAGGCTGCTGTATTTGAGGTCCTCC is a window encoding:
- the PRRC2B gene encoding protein PRRC2B isoform X5, which codes for MSDRLGQISKGKDGKSKYSSLNLFDKYKGKSIEAVRSTVIPRHGLQSLGKVAAARRMPPPANLPSLKSENKGNDPNIIIVPKDGTGWANKQEHPDQKSSSVTVPQPQESLPQQGLPKSVSNLQKPITVNSPENINLVPGGPKSWAQLNGKPAGHEGGSRGSNRLLSFSPEEFPTLKAAGEQDKVGKEKSGLDPSYGPGPSLRPQNVTSWREGGGRSITGVISPTVSPAEPGSKSTAPADGAPSTVQATSDPKELSLRPAQPTRKGASPFMGNSYHPPTYHDMLPAFMCSQHPQEPTGTLDRASFPILSSQSRLEPRVPFRQYQMNNQDGKEIRPSGGGLRPVRSQRSQPERAPRATIINAEDLKELDDLDNDAEDGWAGLHDEVDYSEKLKFSEDEDEDEAPKDSRSKWNGWDCRRQRQVSFTSTDSTEMMKHPVEDGKVWTDQVVHPRPTRRGQEPVQAAPRKANSWATVAEHPMSTSAAVLRQASVEEKDEKASSRQKFVTSEISEAVERARKRREEEERRTREERLAACAAKLKQLDQKTKQATKSGSETPKRMENKENEDPRSPVSDRSSAQENVQSFRREFSQESPSEYLDEEPTVAPRGESSSEDDCRESMSPVQDFSKHQKLIPPRFQRQQQEQLYKMQQWQQQQQAYMASTHTNHTRPFYSHHPQMLGFDPRWMMMPSYMDPRMTQGRTAVDFYPSSIHPPGVMKHMIQQESVGGSCQPDDCQPSDCRPPSAEPMSAWSQDSYVHLQSKAYCLPPQKPVESAADAGYSRNEMSYCSSRERSDAVHAHQEALAERGEEYLTGSYEKSAGNFSSCISPRGQDCSYPHLESAADSAVSRAPMSCAQCRSSEFMNEKKPQFNGWGYVHHQKSSDTSSSAEEDKEEQNVGCEAWRKEDRGSQDSTGGADWRNESTTNSPQAHSEHLGRSRRTGPIKKPVLKALKVEEKELEKSKLESKEPVKTIKEKLLAKPESTAKLEPAPISSSSSSTTEEKPQLTVNDSEKNPQEKVEKAWGMKSSTRESNTASQTKRSNWIFIDEEQAFGGRTHGRGRGRGFRDFTFRGRGSTGPYNGQRVNRGRGLREFNPTEDFRNRVPRRRGVSETHSEGSEYEELPKRRRQRGSENESIVEREADDTRKGDFQDSWRSNRNYSDESNSIDSKSRAPRAFGRSLPPRLSNSYSRRPFISKESSHWSAKSGGSNWQEYSIPSDSYVMRHNADREHGNDYSYSDSFHHRRGFDETQGDDRRTFFQDEYSDRESLDKRSFVRRRPPRQDKPPRFRRLRQERESAGHWSSEEIGSIMNSHEHWQTRPRMPLTERSGPPARRSPDHCYHNSEHVNEDWETASESSDFSEKRPGEVDGDGNLSGNCFSEKRELSKRSFSSQRPLVDRRKAESSGYDEKPSRVGGSSRDYQQNPSSGKTSRCSEDSYTQDGSHHRYGLERSSQCDIAECKKSERDSRPAGLKVGEKSETMTAFELKYGDSVIEDDVDLGGEPYSDMTNKPRRALDKDRRKKDQMVQVPTKSSSIQSRIPPRFAKKQNSMCMDQTDVPGKEIWESGSQNISVQSGSDSWGKPGSSFSTESAPSEGFKGSQGDSGIDLSAESRESSATSSQRSSPYGTMKPEELNGAVMVETKSECPKELGQKSSEKKEPDSSSGMNKEHKPGPIGNERSLKNRKGSEGAERLEGSLPPVNTVEIHVDSVLPVPPIEFGVSAKDADYSLPPGTSPGPSASSVAKLQDALVNKAGLSQSIPMLRRDHHLQQGMGLNPMSYPTADLTLKMESARKAWENSPSLPEQSSPAGPSSGIQPTSSVGTSTGVNYSSFGGVSMPPMPVASVAPSASLPGNHIPPLYLESHMFAGQPRLVQQTIPQQQGYQQAAAAQQIPMSIHTSLQAQAQLSMRGGLPVSQSQDMYSSMQPFRSQVYMHPSLSQPSAMVLTSGTGLKPQYSPFPGMQPLEMVKTQPASPYQPLGGSQQLVYESQLNQAASMGASQIMDSPLTQLTMPMAGSQLGMPRYNSGPQPMLLPQSIQIPQGQNMPVGAPRRMQPSVLTASRESSQMEMKGFHFAEGKQSMQTAASVQAQHSYRPASASPSGKSPGAGPSANLGHYPQQQVKPRTEKCGLVSPNLPDQPTASQMKPARTGP